In Deltaproteobacteria bacterium, the sequence TCTGCAGCCGAGGCGGCCACCCGTGGGTGGCCCGAAACGGCCCGTCCGGTCCGGCGACCGCCGCAGGTGCGGCGCGCCGCGGCGCTACGGGTCGTCGGCGTAGACCGTGAAGTTGAGGTACGTGCGCATCTCGGCGGGCTCGAGATCGATGCCCTCGTTGGCGAACACGATGGTGTCGTTGGCGAGGTCGAGCGCCGCGTAGTTCAGGGTCTGGGAGACCTGCTCGGACAGATCCGTGCGGAAGCGATCGATGAGGTCCTGGTTCTCGTCGACCAAGTCCTGCTCCTGCATCGCGGCTGCGCCGACGCCCTCGCCGGCGATGAGCACCGCGTTGCCGGCGTCGACGAGGATGTTCTGCCGAGCGTTGTCGACCGACAGCGACAGCGGCATCACGGCCTCGGCGTAGCCGCAGTAGCCTTCATCGACGCGCCACACGCGGAAGGTGGTGTCGAGGGTCTCGTTGCCGACCGCGCTCGCGGCGATGTCCTCGAGCGTGACGCCGTAGATGCCGTTCGGATCGGGCTTGCCGTTCTCGTCGTAGACCCGCGCGATCTTCCCCTCCGCGAGCATGCGGTGGGCCATCGGCAGCATCAGCCGCGGGTCCATCGACACCGCCATGGTGGTGCCCTCGGGCAGCGGCTGCGAGACGTCGAGTCCGGTGCCCTTGGGCAGCGGCAGGTTGGTGTGCAGGCCCAGCACCAGCTTGCCGTTGTCGGGCTGGATCTCGACGTCGCGGACCAGCAGGCGCACGTCGCCATTGCCGATGTCCCACGAGCCGATCTCGAGCAGCTCGATGTCGCCGAAGTTCTCTGCGATCTGCTCGGCCATCAGCAGCTTGAGCGCGCCGGCCAGCATGGTGTGCGTCTCCGAGTCGAAGCCGTAGACGCTGAGGTACCAGTCGCCGATCTTGGCCTTGCCGTACTCGGCGACCAGGGTCGAGGTCGCGCCGGCCTCGTCGACGTCGAGCCGCAGCGGCACGTAGAGGTCGGTGAAGCCCGCGCCGGCCGACAGCGGCATGTTGGGCGAGCTCAGCGACACGCCGAAGGACAGGTGGAAGACCACGCAGTCGCGGCAGTTCGGGATCGACTCGAAGCGGATCTCCGGCGCGCTGGTGGGCGAGAACGAGGCATCGGCGGGCCCCTGCGGCAGCACGCCGAACGGCACCGTGCCGGTGAACGGCACGTCGTCGTCGATCACGTTCACGAGCAGGCGGTTGAGGCCGTCGACGGTGATCTGCATGGCGACCGGCCACGGGCCCTTGGTCGGGATGCTCGCCGCCAGTTCGTCCTCCTCCGCGAGGGCGCGGTCGTTGAACTTCATGCGCTGCTCTTCGCAGTCGAACGAGATGTCCTTGCCGCGGCAGCCGGTGGCTGCGAGCGCCGTGATCCCGAGCGCGAGCACGCCCGTCGCGGGCGCGATGCGACCGCCCCACGGGCCGCTCGGGGAGGTACGACGACGCGCAACCAACGGACGCTTCACGGGGATAGTGTCCCCAACGCTCTGCGCGCTGGCAAGGCTCCGTGCGGCCGCCGGCACCGGGTCGGGTCGGCGCGCGGCGATCCGACGTGCGCCAGATCGCGGGGCGAGGCCGCCGCCACCCGAAGGGCGCGCATGGCCTGCATGCGGACGTGGTACGGTTGCCGTCGATGAACGCTCGCGCCCACTGGCGGCTGCACGACCGGCAATCCCACCCGACGCCGTCGCGCGTGCGCCCCGAGCTGCTGCTGTTGGGGCTGCTGGCGCTGGCGAGCGCGTGCTTCAACAGCGACGAGAAGTTCCGCCAGAGCGGCACCACCAGCACGACCGGCGCCAGCACCTCCACGACGTCGCCCGATCCGACCACCGAGACCACGACCACCGCCGGCTCCACCGGTGAGCCCGACGTCACCTGCCGCGACGCGATCGACTGCATCTTCGAGTGCGCCGCCGCCGTCCAGGCGCAGCTCCAGATCGACCCTTCCTACGAGCCCGATCTGTCGTGCTTCCTCGATTGCGAGGAGGAGCTGACGGTGCAAGAGGCCTACAAGCTGCTCAAGCTCGGCAACTGCGCATCGATGGTCTGCGCGGACCAGGGCGCCTGCGTGGAGCCGCAGGACACCACGGGCGGCAGCGACGGCAGCTCGTCGGGCGGCAGCAGCGGTAGCAGCAGCAGTGATGGCGGAGGCGGAGGCGGCAGCGTGATCGACCCGTGCATCGACTGCATCTTCGTGCACATGCTCGACCCGGAGTCGCCGGGCTGCCAAGAGTTCGCGATGGACTGCGACTAGCGGTCCGCGGCGGGCCGGTGCCTGCGACACCGGCCGCCGAGCGATTCGGCGCTACTCCGGGCAGTCGACGTCGATCAGTGTCACGTGGCCGCCGAGCGTCGGGAACGCCGGATGCAGCACCGTGCAGGTGCGCGTCGGATGGGTCGCCGTGATGGTCAGATCGCCGGCGCTCGAGTCCTCGACGTTGAAGTAGATGACGAACGGCAGCAGGCCGCTCTCGACGGTGTTGCCGTCCAGCACCGGCGTGCCCATGGCGTCGACCGAATAGGAGGTCCCCGCCGGAGGCGGGGGATCGAGCTCGATCGCGGCCCCCAGCGCGGTGTTCTGCAGCACGCGCACGACGATGACACCCTTGGTCAGATCGGCCTCGGCCGGCATCATCGGCTCGAGGATCCCGACCTGCATCTCGACGGTCGAGATCGACACCTGCGCGAGCTTCTGGTTGTCGACGTCCTCGGTCGGGGTCTGCAGCGGCAGGATCGAGCCGAAGTGTTCGGCGGTCGGCTCGACCTTCACGAAGATCTCGGTGTCGGGGGGCAGCGGCGCCAGGGTGTAGTTGCCGTCGGCGTCGGACACGGTCTCGAAGCCGGCCATGTCGAGCACCGAGATCTGCGCGTCGGGGATGCTGGCGAACAGCGGGAGGTCCTGCACCACGCCGCCAATCACGACATCGGCGGGGGCGGTGGTGCTGCTGCTGCCGGACTCGGCGCTGACGCTGCCGCCGTCGGACGAGGAGCTGTCGGCCTGGGCGGTCGTGCTCGAGCTGGAGCTGCCATCGGCGGTGGTCGACGACGTGCTCGAGCCGCCCTCACCGCCACCGGCGTCGTCGTCGTTGCCGCAGGCGCCCAGCGACGCGGCGAGGCACAGACAGGTCAGCGCACGCCATGCGCTGACGGGAGTTGGGATCGTAGCCGAGAACGAACGCATGCGAAGCCTCCAAGGCAAGGGGTAAGAGAGCCGATGGCCAGTGTACCACGGCGTCGTTGGGCCCAAAGCGAGCGGCGGCGCGCTGGTGCACGGCGCCTTCGGGAGGCCGACACGTGATCGCGTGGGAACGCGCGTGGGCGTGGCGGGGCGACGCAGATCACGGCGGCTCGCGCAGGCCCGCCGCCGCGCGCCGCTTGCCCTTTGCGGATGCGCCCATGAGTGCGATAGAACCATCGTCACGATGAAGCTTTCTTTGGCCGCGTGGGCTGTCGGCGTCGTCCCGATCACAACGTCGGCGGCCGTCGCCTTCGCGGCGCCCGGCTCGCAGGTCGGCGGCAATGCGGACGCCGGCGCGAGCACGAGCGTCGCGGCACCGACTGCGGCCGCGCCGCCCGCGGCCGACGCCAGCGCCGGCAAGCGGGGCAAGCGGGCCCGTGAGCCGCGACCCGACGCGGCCGAGCGCCGCGCTCGCTACCGTCGGCTGCCGTGGATCCGTCGCTACGCGCCGCAGCGCAACACCGGCGAGCTCGGCGTGTTTGCGGGCGTGTTCATCCCCAGCGAGGATCACGACCTCTACGATCCGGCCACACGTCCGCCCGAGCCGTTCTGGCGCGCGGGCGCGGACGTCGGTGCGCGTGCGGCCTTCTACCCACTGAAGGTGTTGGGCGCGGAGGTCGAGTTCAGCGCGATGCCCTCGCGCCTGCGCAACATCACCAACGACTTCGCGTTCGTGTATGGCTTCCAAGCCCACGTGGTGCTGCAGCTGCCCTACTACAACGTGATCCCGTTCTTCCTGGCCGGCGGTGGGCTGCTCGGCGTGCGCTCGAGCCCATTCGTGCTCGGTCGCGATGTCGATCCCGCGTTTCACTACGGCGGTGGCGTGAAGGTCAACCTCACGCCGGTGGTCGGCGTGCGCGTCGATGTCCGCAACATCGTCAGCTCCACCGAGGCCCTGCAGGGCAGCGGCGCGGCCAACGTGCAGGTGCTCGGTGGCCTCAGCTTCACGCTCGGGCGTCGGCCACCGCCGGCGCCGATCAAGCCGCCGCCGCCAGAGGATCCCGACCGCGACAAGGACGGCATCCTCAACCTGCAGGACGACTGCCCCGACGTGGCCGGCGTCGCGCCACACGGCTGCCCCGATTCCGACGGCGACGGCTTCCGCGACGCCAAGGACAAGTGCCCCGAGGTCCCGGGCGTCGCGCCCGACGGCTGTCCCGTCAAGGACACCGACAACGACGGCTTCCTCGATCCCGACGACGGCTGCGTGTTCGAGCCCGAGACCAAGAACGGCTTCGAGGACGACGACGGCTGCCCCGACGAGCTGCCGCCCGCAATCAAGGTGTTCGACGGCAACATCGCCGGCATCGAGTTCGACTTCAACAAGGACACCATCCGTCCGGTCTCGCGCACGGTGCTCGACAAGGCCGTGGCGGTGTTGAAGGAGTACCCGGACGTGCGCGTGAACATCGTCGGTCACACCGACGACGTCGGCGCCGCGGAGTTCAACCTCGACCTCTCGCGTCGACGCGCCGAGGCGGTCAAGAAGTACCTCGTGGATCACGGCATCGACAGCGGTCGCGTGACCACCGAGGGCCGTGGCTCGACCGATCCAGACGTGCCCAACGACTCCGAGATCAACCGCGCGAAGAACCGTCGCATCGAGTTCGAGATCACCGCGGTCGATGCCACCGGCACGCGGCCGCCGCGAACCGAGTCCGGCAAGGGCGGTGCGGACGCGAGCGCGACGCCTGGGCCGGACGCCGCGCCGGCCAAGCCGGCAGGCTGACGTCGCGCGTGTCCACGGCCGCCGCGGAGACGACGGCGGCCGCGGCCGCAGGTCCGGCCTCGCCCGTATCCCCCGGCGGTCTGCTAGCGTGGGTGGCATGGCGACGTGCATGCGGATCGTGCTCCCGCTCCTGCTGTGCACGGCGTCGGTGGCGGCGTGCAGCAGCGAGGGCCCACGCGCAGGCTTCGGCGACGGCTCGCTGTCGCAGGGCGAGAGCACGCGCGGCGATGGCAGCAGCGGCGGCACCGTCGACGGCGGCGACGCTGCGGCGTGCAGCGCCAGCGCCGAGTGCCCGCCGGGCGAGACCTGCCAGGGAGGGGTCTGTGCGCCGGGTTGCGACGCCCAGCAATCGTGCGCGGGCGAGCTGACCTGCTGCGGCGCTTGTGTCGACGTCACGACCGATCTGGCCCACTGCGGCGGCTGCAACTCGCCGTGCGGCGAGGTCGTGCACGGCACGCCGGCATGCGTGGCCGCGGCCTGCACCAACGTCTGCGACGATGGCTACGGCGACTGCGATGGCGACGCCAGCAACGGCTGCGAGGCGCTCGGCGACTGCGCGTGCGCGCCGGGGGCGAGCCAGGACTGCTACACCGACGATCCCGAGACCCGCAATGTCGGCACCTGCAAGGACGGCACGCAGACGTGCAACGAGGCCGGCACCGCGTGGGGGGCCTGCACCGGCGACGTGACACCCGTCGTCGAGATCTGCAGCAACGGCCTCGACGACGACTGTGACGGCGCCGCCGACGAGGACGCCGACGTCGACGGCGATGGCTTCAGCGCGTGCGGCGGAGATTGCTGCGATGAGGTCGGACCCGCCTGTGCCAACCCCGAGCTCGTCAACGCCGGCGCGTTCGAGGTGCCCGACAACGACGTCGACGACGATTGCGACGGCGGTGTCGACAATCCCCTGCCGGCGTGCGACGCCGGCCTCGCCAGCAACTCCGCCGATCCGCTCGAGTACGCCCAGGCCATCGATCTCTGCCAGGTCACCCAGGAGGTC encodes:
- a CDS encoding carboxypeptidase regulatory-like domain-containing protein, whose amino-acid sequence is MRSFSATIPTPVSAWRALTCLCLAASLGACGNDDDAGGGEGGSSTSSTTADGSSSSSTTAQADSSSSDGGSVSAESGSSSTTAPADVVIGGVVQDLPLFASIPDAQISVLDMAGFETVSDADGNYTLAPLPPDTEIFVKVEPTAEHFGSILPLQTPTEDVDNQKLAQVSISTVEMQVGILEPMMPAEADLTKGVIVVRVLQNTALGAAIELDPPPPAGTSYSVDAMGTPVLDGNTVESGLLPFVIYFNVEDSSAGDLTITATHPTRTCTVLHPAFPTLGGHVTLIDVDCPE
- a CDS encoding OmpA family protein — encoded protein: MKLSLAAWAVGVVPITTSAAVAFAAPGSQVGGNADAGASTSVAAPTAAAPPAADASAGKRGKRAREPRPDAAERRARYRRLPWIRRYAPQRNTGELGVFAGVFIPSEDHDLYDPATRPPEPFWRAGADVGARAAFYPLKVLGAEVEFSAMPSRLRNITNDFAFVYGFQAHVVLQLPYYNVIPFFLAGGGLLGVRSSPFVLGRDVDPAFHYGGGVKVNLTPVVGVRVDVRNIVSSTEALQGSGAANVQVLGGLSFTLGRRPPPAPIKPPPPEDPDRDKDGILNLQDDCPDVAGVAPHGCPDSDGDGFRDAKDKCPEVPGVAPDGCPVKDTDNDGFLDPDDGCVFEPETKNGFEDDDGCPDELPPAIKVFDGNIAGIEFDFNKDTIRPVSRTVLDKAVAVLKEYPDVRVNIVGHTDDVGAAEFNLDLSRRRAEAVKKYLVDHGIDSGRVTTEGRGSTDPDVPNDSEINRAKNRRIEFEITAVDATGTRPPRTESGKGGADASATPGPDAAPAKPAG
- a CDS encoding choice-of-anchor L domain-containing protein, which gives rise to MATCMRIVLPLLLCTASVAACSSEGPRAGFGDGSLSQGESTRGDGSSGGTVDGGDAAACSASAECPPGETCQGGVCAPGCDAQQSCAGELTCCGACVDVTTDLAHCGGCNSPCGEVVHGTPACVAAACTNVCDDGYGDCDGDASNGCEALGDCACAPGASQDCYTDDPETRNVGTCKDGTQTCNEAGTAWGACTGDVTPVVEICSNGLDDDCDGAADEDADVDGDGFSACGGDCCDEVGPACANPELVNAGAFEVPDNDVDDDCDGGVDNPLPACDAGLASNSADPLEYAQAIDLCQVTQEVVADPADRVWGVIEGEFTLASGIGVPAAMSRSIRDGFGNAITNRSGGRLAVLSTGRAADHADDANPAYAAFQLGQSMGTTSAYPTDWYTANGSDLPNAPGCTSPIDANAQDPIMLRLRVRVPTNANSFAVDMYFLSAEYPEYVCTAFNDFFVTLVDSTADNPADKNIAIYDDGMQTWPVGVNILAAADGLFTACSNGDISQCGVASAYAGCTGNAELAGTGFDTPGAVTYTCDWGGETGGGTGWLTMSGNVTPGEVMEIRFAVWDTSDHVFDSLVLLDNWVWSVQASEPGVMPG